The following coding sequences lie in one Xylocopa sonorina isolate GNS202 chromosome 7, iyXylSono1_principal, whole genome shotgun sequence genomic window:
- the Sas10 gene encoding UTP3 small subunit processome component Sas10 — MEEEEARNIQKRLAEQLDDVDFGLDFIPSKKSGDQEVNEEVEQYIKTDFSKLSKRQRRMIIEKESPEFAALVNDFKDRMTEARDLVVPFLTLVKNSTLPYYPAVSFLRTKYHLLLNYCINITFYLMLKAKRLPVSSHPVIKRLAQYRELLNRLESEQGNLIENIQEILKAVKEGKLLYNTSNSTRIDASDIKDTPNDEKKFVGEIPSADSKLETGNGKFMEGIESANVETTDAKALSTENEEKRGITYQIAKNKGLTPCRKKEQRNPRVKHRNKYRKAKIRRKGAVRAVRKEVTRYAGEISGIKAGVKKSIKLK, encoded by the exons ATGGAAGAAGAGGAAGCCAGGAATATACAAAAAAGATTGGCAGAGCAATTGGATGATGTTGATTTTGGATTAGATTTTATACCATCTAAAAAGAGTGGTGATCAGGAAGTAAACGAGGAAGTGGAACAATATATTAAGACGGATTTCAGTAAACTTAGCAAAAGACAAAGGCGAATGATCATAGAAAAAGAAAGCCCTGAATTCGCAGCGCTGGTAAACGATTTTAAAG ATCGCATGACAGAAGCAAGAGATTTGGTGGTACCGTTTCTAACATTGGTTAAAAATAGTACGCTACCTTATTATCCAGCAGTTTCATTTTTAAGGACCAAATACCATCTTTTATTGAATTATTGTATCAATATTACTTTTTATTTAATGCTAAAAGCAAAAAGACTACCCGTTAGTTCTCATCCGGTTATAAAACGTTTGGCACAATATCGCGAGCTATTAAATCGATTGGAATCGGAGCAAGGAAATTTAATCGAAAACATACAGGAAATATTAAAGGCAGTGAAAGAAGGAAAATTATTGTACAATACATCTAATAGTACTAGGATAGATGCAAGTGACATTAAAGACACACCGAACGATGAAAAGAAATTTGTAGGAGAAATTCCAAGTGCCGATTCGAAGTTGGAAACCGGTAACGGTAAATTTATGGAAGGAATAGAAAGCGCTAACGTAGAAACTACCGACGCAAAAGCTCTTTCAACGGAGAACGAAGAAAAGAGAGGTATTACGTATCAAATAGCAAAAAATAAGGGTTTAACACCGTGCCGTAAAAAGGAGCAACGCAATCCTAGGGTGAAGCATAGGAATAAATATCGTAAAGCCAAAATTCGTAGGAAAGGGGCT GTAAGAGCGGTGAGAAAAGAAGTTACCCGTTATGCTGGAGAAATATCGGGCATAAAAGCTGGTGTAAAGAAAAGTATCAAATTAAAATGA
- the Mrpl20 gene encoding mitochondrial ribosomal protein L20: MVFLSAQLFARSRGPDEFWRKRQIFKLAAHYIGRKRNCYSITIRNVHRALLKTTKARYLKKEDMKELWEARLDGAANEHGINLKILREGLSRCNILLNRKSLANLAIWEPRTFKSLSDIACAKSKLGGVKQVANNSMPESVIVKRLVDELD, encoded by the exons ATGGTATTTTTAAGCGCGCAATTATTCGCACGAAGCCGAGGTCCCGATGAATTCTGGCGAAAGCGTCAGATATTTAAACTCGCTGCG CATTACATTGGAAGAAAACGAAATTGTTATAGCATAACTATCAGGAATGTACACAGAGCATTGTTAAAAACAACAAAAGCAAGGTATCTAAAGAAAGAGGATATGAAAGAG CTCTGGGAAGCCAGGTTGGATGGTGCCGCAAACGAACACGGCATTAACCTAAAGATATTGAGAGAAGGTCTAAGCAGGTGCAACATTCTCCTTAATCGTAAATCTTTAGCAAATTTGGCTATCTGGGAACCAAGAACCTTCAAGTCTTTGTCCGATATTGCTTGTGCGAAATCAAAACTGGGTGGCGTTAAACAAGTTGCTAATAATTCAATGCCTGAAAGTGTTATAGTTAAAAGATTAGTCGACGAATTGGACTGa
- the Tpi gene encoding triose phosphate isomerase, whose amino-acid sequence MGRKFFVGGNWKMNGTKSEIDSIVAFLKTGPLDPNVEVVVGVPSIYLTYVKSILPNNVSIAGQNTYKVAKGAFTGEISPAMLLDNGIPWVILGHSERRNVFGETDELVAEKVAHALEAGLKVIACIGEKLEEREASKTEEVVFRQTKAIADKIKSWDNVVVAYEPVWAIGTGKTATPQQAQEVHEKLRDWFSKNVNPTVAEAVRIIYGGSVTAGNAKDLAKEKDIDGFLVGGASLKPDFVQIVNAKQ is encoded by the exons ATGGGTCGGAAATTTTTCGTTGGTGGTAATTGGAAAATGAATGGTACTAAAAGTGAAATAGATAGTATCGTTGCTTTTTTAAAAACTGGACCACTCGATCCAAATGTTG AGGTTGTCGTTGGAGTACCATCGATATATTTAACGTACGTTAAAAGTATATTACCCAACAATGTTAGCATCGCTGGTCAGAATACGTACAAGGTTGCGAAAGGAGCTTTCACCGGAGAAATCAGTCCCGCTATGCTTCTGGATAATGGAATCCCATGGGTTATATTAGGTCATTCGGAGCGTAGAAACGTGTTTGGTGAAACGGACGAGTTGGTAGCAGAAAAGGTGGCTCATGCTTTAGAAGCAGGGCTGAAG GTGATTGCTTGTATCGGAGAGAAACTGGAAGAGAGAGAAGCTTCCAAAACGGAGGAAGTGGTCTTCAGACAGACTAAAGCTATCGCGGACAAAATCAAATCGTGGGATAACGTAGTGGTCGCCTATGAACCAGTCTGGGCAATTGGTACAGGCAAAACAGCCACGCCGCAGCAAGCTCAAGAAGTTCATGAAAAATTAAGAGACTGGTTCTCTAAGAATGTCAATCCAACTGTCGCAGAGGCCGTCAGAATTATTTATGGAGGCTCTGTGACAGCAGGAAATGCAAAAGATTTGGCAAAAGAAAAAGATATAGATGGATTTTTAGTCGGAGGAGCATCGTTGAAACCAGACTTTGTACAAATTGTTAACGCCAAGCAGTGA
- the LOC143425063 gene encoding uncharacterized protein LOC143425063, with product MLELFKLNMDKFAHIFIENLGLRIKSHTCRKVTTNKITFIWHIDESDSVEKMKEVSVQQSLDFSNEKSINHFLETHASLFDKLSYFDNTNMFTSHLKNINAKILEKMKAKSRRNSEDMRKGKAKLRKVNIICSKKLRRNISYKLNGLKKNSLSSVACKEINSQNYKKDTFKKVPPLDWSKIFSRNIIIPNGHKIVNNLNTDNIKHNSFVVKHNLANNLTNIAKEEVKNTDKYVQLHTKDIEHVKRNVQVTLHIAQNLNYDYSARKQVDYNLALCRHAILCLIEPSKKAIVSIEDDLSIVIQSYLSRGYKYHFEFQSCSKEYYAAVLILSQWAKVLVKHINTTMIYTICGVLGCDVKNILVLYNPGRK from the exons ATGCTTGAATTGTTCAAGTTAAACATGGATAAATTTGCGCACATATTTATTGAAAACTTAGGCTTAAGAATCAAGTCGCACACTTGCAGAAAGGTTACAACAAACAAAATTACATTTATATGGCATATAGATGAATCAGATTCTGTAGAAAAAATGAAAGAAGTTAGCGTGCAGCAAAGTTTGGATTTTTCTAACGAAAAGAGCATAAATCATTTTCTCGAGACCCATGCTAGTCTCTTTGATAAACTAAGTTATTTCGATAATACAAACATGTTTACTTCCCATTTGAAAAATATTAACGCAAAGATTCTTGAAAAGATGAAAGCGAAAAGTAGGAGAAATAGCGAAGATATGCGAAAAGGAAAAGCTAAACTGCGTAAAGTAAATATAATTTGCAGCAAAAAATTAAGAAGAAACATATCGTATAAATTGAATGGACTTAAAAAAAATTCGCTCTCTTCTGTGGCTTGTAAAGAGATCAATTCTCAAAATTATAAGAAAGATACATTTAAAAAAGTTCCGCCACTCGACTGGTCCAAGATATTTTCTCGTAATATTATTATACCTAATGGTCACAAAATTGTTAACAATTTAAATACAGATAATATTAAGCATAATTCGTTTGTTGTTAAACACAATTTAGCAAACAATCTAACAAATATTGCAAAGGAGGAAGTAAAAAATACAGATAAATATGTGCAATTACATACAAAAGACATAGAGCATGTAAAGAGAAATGTACAAGTTACTCTTCATATAGCACAG AATTTAAACTACGATTATAGTGCAAGAAAACAAGTAGATTATAATCTAGCACTTTGTCGTCATGCAATCCTATGTTTGATTGAACCAAGTAAAAAGGCTATTGTTTCAATCGAAGATGATTTATCTATTGTGATTCAAAGTTATCTATCACGCGGATATAAATATCATTTTGAATTTCAGAG CTGTTCAAAGGAGTATTATGCAGCTGTACTTATTTTAAGTCAGTGGGCTAAAGTTTTGGTTAAACATATAAACACAACTATGATATACACAATTTGTGGCGTATTGGGATGCGATGTTAAAAATATATTAGTTTTGTATAATCCAGGTAGAAAGTGA
- the LOC143425067 gene encoding INO80 complex subunit C produces MVNEEVVEFNKKPQPVFKNPVFQQKFRSTSNTGKKRTWRSLKQVLAQERTLPWPAEVVHYSSINAPPSFRPAKKYSDISGLPARYTDPQTKLYYATAEEFATVRSLPMDITAGYLALRGASSIVG; encoded by the exons ATGGTAAACGAAGAAGTAGTAGAATTTAATAAAAAGCCACAACCAGTTTTCAAGAATCCAGTTTTTCAACAGAAATTTCGATCTACTAGTAATACTGGAAAGAAACGAACTTGGCGTTCGTTAAAACAAGTCCTAGCCCAAGAACGTACTTTGCCGTGGCCTGCGGAAGTAGTGCATT ATAGTTCTATTAATGCACCGCCAAGCTTTAGACCAGCAAAGAAGTATTCAGATATTTCAGGATTGCCC GCACGATATACAGATCCACAGACTAAATTATACTATGCAACTGCAGAAGAATTCGCGACAGTCCGAAGTCTACCAATGGATATAACTGCTGGATATTTAGCGTTACGGGGCGCGTCCAGCATTGTTGGATAA
- the P23 gene encoding LOW QUALITY PROTEIN: cytosolic prostaglandin E synthase (The sequence of the model RefSeq protein was modified relative to this genomic sequence to represent the inferred CDS: deleted 1 base in 1 codon): MATVTARKLNLETLSNQRSTARYVSALCLFASRETKLLNMTQEGQLPPPPVMWAQRRDILFVTICLEDCKDPVINIEPQMIYFKGIGGTEQKMHEITINLYGEIVPNRTIQNLRGRTLELVLVKKEEGPYWPRLTKEKTKAHWLKSDFNKWKDEDDSDDEGGMEGSSNDLEDMMRHMGGLGGSGDSKPNFDSDDLGDEEDELDSDYDDLPDLLE, from the exons ATGGCCACGGTTACGGCAAGAAAG TTGAATCTCGAAACACTCTCGAATCAGAGGTCTACGGCGCGATACGTAAGCGCTCTGTGTTTGTTTGCTTCTCGTGAAACGAAGCTCTTG AATATGACTCAAGAAGGCCA ACTGCCGCCTCCACCTGTTATGTGGGCACAAAGAAGAGATATTTTATTTGTTACCATCTGCCTAGAAGATTGCAAAGATCCTGTCATCAACATTGAACCACAAATGATATATTTTAAAGGGATAGGCGGAACCGAACAAAAAATGCATGAAATAACAATTAATTTATATGGAGAAATTGTTCCAAATAGAACAATTCAAAACTTAAGGGGAAGGACTCTAGAATTAGTTCTTGTTAAAAAAGAGGAAGGCCCATATTGGCCAAGATTAACGAAAGAAAAGACGAAGGCCCATTGGTTAAAAAGTGATTTTAACAAATGGAAGGATGAGGATGATAGCGACGATGAAGGTGGCATGGAAGGAAGTAGTAACGATTTGGAAGAT ATGATGAGACACATGGGTGGTCTAGGAGGGTCAGGAGACAGTAAACCAAACTTCGATTCAGACGATTTGGGGGACGAAGAGGATGAATTGGATAGTGACTACGATGATTTACCCGATTTGCTCGAATGA
- the Nost gene encoding nostrin isoform X2, which produces MSSSSLFYKDKYVKHRLGKAWEKMRSWLRDETSRINQVVNRHARLQAVGVLVGDSRCPVNGACYDLTRAKPRETGSITRVEEFGLASVSKENLVHSPDTVTVPVTNTNAPPISLSTDTDNEQTRKPGPIKKRMLGSIRGLMASTLLLQTHEIEEGGQGGFEDVRRYVKQGGDFCKELASILHERAELEATYAKGLSKLSNKLTKACAKDQGGNGAGGVNEAWRCVGEEMEAAAEAHRIWGITLGEQLAKPLRVGVAEAQGRSRKSIENSVDKAGKSLHEWRNIATKSKKQSFACARENERLQDLARLQSISQSQQSNNKSSSHHVTEKEASKLEARRRKAEDSSRRADTEFYTVSVRAERARLEYESTMRKGAKQMELLEEERLSALKDLANVYLAHLQALAPRLQQSADRLAAPIRNCNVSQDVEILKNLIRRVESNDGCNAEQLLPDFYAEHVTLAMNRERRKQALVRVLHLIRQDLERERRGREGLETLHRAFVATPAFAADESTQNVTDKLHHMRSMLLYLEAARYKVGGTLAEMEGSKRGKHPLAEHILVSRDKQGLQQSVLKIPSWAKNESFEIQDAGDDDDMDARLAKDHDTESRHWADRTAGDGNSENPPDEDDFSDFDEFSSHSEDNNNHQDVDAADTAGKIDGTERCRAIYQYAANLNDELSLSPGDLITVHQKQADGWWIGECKGRTGIFPATYVQVIH; this is translated from the exons ATGTCGAGCAGTTCGCTTTTTTACAAGGATAAGTACGTG AAACACCGGCTGGGGAAAGCATGGGAGAAAATGCGAAGCTGGCTGCGCGACGAAACCTCGAGGATCAACCAAGTTGTGAACAGACACGCGAGATTGCAAGCCGTCGGTGTTCTCGTCGGAGATTCACGTTGCCCGGTGAACGGTGCTTGCTACGATTTGACTAGAGCGAAGCCCCGAGAAACGGGATCGATCACCAGGGTCGAGGAATTCGGTTTGGCATCCGTTTCCAAGGAGAATCTCGTTCATTCTCCCGATACCGTGACTGTTCCGGTGACGAACACGAACGCTCCTCCTATCTCCCTTAGCACAGACACGGATAACGAGCAGACTCGTAAACCGGGCCCTATCAAGAAAAGAATGCTGGGCTCGATCAGAGGATTAATGGCCTCCACTCTTCTGCTCCAGACTCACGAGATCGAAGAG GGAGGACAAGGTGGATTCGAAGATGTCCGAAGGTACGTGAAACAGGGCGGGGACTTTTGCAAGGAGCTAGCATCGATTCTTCACGAAAG AGCCGAATTGGAGGCGACTTATGCCAAAGGTCTGAGCAAATTGAGCAACAAACTGACGAAAGCATGCGCAAAGGATCAAG GTGGCAATGGTGCCGGAGGTGTGAACGAGGCATGGAGATGCGTCGGCGAGGAGATGGAGGCTGCGGCGGAAGCCCATAGAATCTGGGGCATAACGCTTGGCGAGCAACTCGCGAAACCACTAAGA GTAGGTGTGGCGGAGGCTCAAGGACGCTCGAGGAAATCGATCGAGAATTCCGTGGACAAAGCTGGAAAGTCTCTCCACGAATGGCGCAACATCGCGACGAAAAGTAAGAAGCAAAGTTTCGCCTGCGCGCGCGAAAACGAGAGGTTGCAAGACTTGGCGAGGCTGCAATCGATCAGCCAGAGTCAGCAGAGTAATAACAAATCGTCGAGCCATCATGTAACGGAGAAGGAGGCTAGCAAGCTGGAGGCGAGGAGGAGAAAGGCCGAGGACTCGTCTCGTAGGGCGGACACGGAGTTTTATACGGTGAGCGTGAGAGCCGAGAGAGCCAGGCTCGAGTACGAAAGCACGATGAGGAAGGGGGCCAAGCAAATGGAACTTCTCGAAGAGGAACGATTGAGCGCGCTCAAGGATCTCGCGAACGTTTATCTGGCCCATCTGCAAGCTCTAGCTCCCCGTCTGCAACAG AGTGCAGACCGTTTGGCAGCTCCGATACGCAATTGCAACGTCTCTCAAGACGTCGAGATCTTGAAGAATCTTATACGAAGGGTAGAGAGCAACGATGGGTGTAACGCCGAGCAATTGCTACCAGATTTTTATGCCGAGCATGTTACCCTGGCGATGAACAGGGAACGTCGGAAACAAGCGTTGGTCAGAGTTCTTCACTTGATCAGACAAGACTTGGAGCGGGAAAGGCGAGGGAGAGAAGGCTTGGAGACTCTTCACAGAGCTTTCGTTGCAACCCCGGCATTCGCGGCGGACGAAAGCACGCAAAACGTGACGGACAAGCTACACCAC ATGCGTTCCATGTTATTGTACTTGGAGGCAGCGAGGTACAAAGTTGGTGGCACATTAGCGGAAATGGAAGGTAGCAAACGTGGCAAACATCCATTGGCCGAGCACATTTTAGTTTCAAGGGATAAACAAGGCTTGCAGCAGAGTGTCCTTAAG ATTCCTTCTTGGGCGAAGAACGAATCGTTTGAAATTCAGGAcgccggcgacgacgacgatatGGATGCCCGTCTGGCGAAAGATCACGACACCGAGAGTCGCCACTgggccgatcggacagccggcGACGGGAACTCGGAGAATCCACCGGACGAAGATGATTTTAGCGATTTCGATGAATTCAGTAGCCACTCCGAGGATAATAATAATCATCAAGATGTCGACGCTGCCGATACCGCTGGTAAAATCGACGGAACGGAACGGTGTAGAGCGATCTATCAATACGCGGCAAACTTAAACGACGAGCTTAGTTTAAGTCCAGGCGATTTGATAACGGTGCATCAGAAGCAAGCGGACGGTTGGTGGATAGGCGAATGCAAAGGACGAACCGGTATATTTCCAGCTACCTACGTTCAAGTTATTCATTGA
- the Nost gene encoding nostrin isoform X1, producing the protein MEEAKHAWASLRSVGKLSSSNGNCNSNSNSNNNNNENDNDNDKGNSTAIWYDVPAPVIIHCREFGEAKAKAKAKVEKGIDDGAVNSETPRHRNTVELAAVTSVKIDEAGVPKISFSFLHGENAEVAGGDDKNACPRTELYDLPRNSYVLDGMEVETEANREDGKLATASVQIRDEIDENEETASEKASDIDVDSEGRSDSYDRVNREIGSISGSYSDPECSQNDRNDNSNAAPFRRNGQYPKKHRLGKAWEKMRSWLRDETSRINQVVNRHARLQAVGVLVGDSRCPVNGACYDLTRAKPRETGSITRVEEFGLASVSKENLVHSPDTVTVPVTNTNAPPISLSTDTDNEQTRKPGPIKKRMLGSIRGLMASTLLLQTHEIEEGGQGGFEDVRRYVKQGGDFCKELASILHERAELEATYAKGLSKLSNKLTKACAKDQGGNGAGGVNEAWRCVGEEMEAAAEAHRIWGITLGEQLAKPLRVGVAEAQGRSRKSIENSVDKAGKSLHEWRNIATKSKKQSFACARENERLQDLARLQSISQSQQSNNKSSSHHVTEKEASKLEARRRKAEDSSRRADTEFYTVSVRAERARLEYESTMRKGAKQMELLEEERLSALKDLANVYLAHLQALAPRLQQSADRLAAPIRNCNVSQDVEILKNLIRRVESNDGCNAEQLLPDFYAEHVTLAMNRERRKQALVRVLHLIRQDLERERRGREGLETLHRAFVATPAFAADESTQNVTDKLHHMRSMLLYLEAARYKVGGTLAEMEGSKRGKHPLAEHILVSRDKQGLQQSVLKIPSWAKNESFEIQDAGDDDDMDARLAKDHDTESRHWADRTAGDGNSENPPDEDDFSDFDEFSSHSEDNNNHQDVDAADTAGKIDGTERCRAIYQYAANLNDELSLSPGDLITVHQKQADGWWIGECKGRTGIFPATYVQVIH; encoded by the exons ATGGAGGAGGCGAAACATGCCTGGGCATCGTTAAGGTCGGTGGGAAAGTTATCGTCGTCTAACGGTAACTgtaacagcaacagcaacagcaacaacaacaataacgaGAACGACAACGACAACGATAAAGGTAATTCAACCGCAATTTGGTACGACGTTCCCGCGCCAGTGATAATACATTGTCGCGAGTTCGGCGAGGCGAAAGCGAAGGCGAAGGCGAAGGTCGAGAAAGGAATCGACGACGGTGCAGTGAACAGCGAGACGCCGCGACACAGAAACACCGTGGAACTGGCAGCGGTGACGTCGGTAAAGATCGACGAGGCCGGAGTACCAAAGATCAGTTTCAGTTTCTTGCACGGGGAGAACGCGGAGGTTGCCGGAGGAGACGACAAAAATGCGTGCCCACGAACCGAGCTCTACGACTTGCCGAGGAACTCGTACGTCCTCGATGGAATGGAAGTCGAAACCGAAGCGAATCGGGAGGACGGAAAATTGGCGACGGCATCGGTGCAGATTCGAGACGAGATCGATGAGAACGAGGAGACCGCGTCGGAGAAAGCGAGCGATATCGATGTCGATTCAGAGGGAAGATCGGATTCGTACGATCGAGTGAATCGAGAAATCGGCTCGATTTCGGGTTCCTATTCCGATCCTGAATGTTCTCAGAACGATCGTAACGACAACAGCAACGCCGCTCCCTTCCGTCGAAACGGACAGTACCCAAAG AAACACCGGCTGGGGAAAGCATGGGAGAAAATGCGAAGCTGGCTGCGCGACGAAACCTCGAGGATCAACCAAGTTGTGAACAGACACGCGAGATTGCAAGCCGTCGGTGTTCTCGTCGGAGATTCACGTTGCCCGGTGAACGGTGCTTGCTACGATTTGACTAGAGCGAAGCCCCGAGAAACGGGATCGATCACCAGGGTCGAGGAATTCGGTTTGGCATCCGTTTCCAAGGAGAATCTCGTTCATTCTCCCGATACCGTGACTGTTCCGGTGACGAACACGAACGCTCCTCCTATCTCCCTTAGCACAGACACGGATAACGAGCAGACTCGTAAACCGGGCCCTATCAAGAAAAGAATGCTGGGCTCGATCAGAGGATTAATGGCCTCCACTCTTCTGCTCCAGACTCACGAGATCGAAGAG GGAGGACAAGGTGGATTCGAAGATGTCCGAAGGTACGTGAAACAGGGCGGGGACTTTTGCAAGGAGCTAGCATCGATTCTTCACGAAAG AGCCGAATTGGAGGCGACTTATGCCAAAGGTCTGAGCAAATTGAGCAACAAACTGACGAAAGCATGCGCAAAGGATCAAG GTGGCAATGGTGCCGGAGGTGTGAACGAGGCATGGAGATGCGTCGGCGAGGAGATGGAGGCTGCGGCGGAAGCCCATAGAATCTGGGGCATAACGCTTGGCGAGCAACTCGCGAAACCACTAAGA GTAGGTGTGGCGGAGGCTCAAGGACGCTCGAGGAAATCGATCGAGAATTCCGTGGACAAAGCTGGAAAGTCTCTCCACGAATGGCGCAACATCGCGACGAAAAGTAAGAAGCAAAGTTTCGCCTGCGCGCGCGAAAACGAGAGGTTGCAAGACTTGGCGAGGCTGCAATCGATCAGCCAGAGTCAGCAGAGTAATAACAAATCGTCGAGCCATCATGTAACGGAGAAGGAGGCTAGCAAGCTGGAGGCGAGGAGGAGAAAGGCCGAGGACTCGTCTCGTAGGGCGGACACGGAGTTTTATACGGTGAGCGTGAGAGCCGAGAGAGCCAGGCTCGAGTACGAAAGCACGATGAGGAAGGGGGCCAAGCAAATGGAACTTCTCGAAGAGGAACGATTGAGCGCGCTCAAGGATCTCGCGAACGTTTATCTGGCCCATCTGCAAGCTCTAGCTCCCCGTCTGCAACAG AGTGCAGACCGTTTGGCAGCTCCGATACGCAATTGCAACGTCTCTCAAGACGTCGAGATCTTGAAGAATCTTATACGAAGGGTAGAGAGCAACGATGGGTGTAACGCCGAGCAATTGCTACCAGATTTTTATGCCGAGCATGTTACCCTGGCGATGAACAGGGAACGTCGGAAACAAGCGTTGGTCAGAGTTCTTCACTTGATCAGACAAGACTTGGAGCGGGAAAGGCGAGGGAGAGAAGGCTTGGAGACTCTTCACAGAGCTTTCGTTGCAACCCCGGCATTCGCGGCGGACGAAAGCACGCAAAACGTGACGGACAAGCTACACCAC ATGCGTTCCATGTTATTGTACTTGGAGGCAGCGAGGTACAAAGTTGGTGGCACATTAGCGGAAATGGAAGGTAGCAAACGTGGCAAACATCCATTGGCCGAGCACATTTTAGTTTCAAGGGATAAACAAGGCTTGCAGCAGAGTGTCCTTAAG ATTCCTTCTTGGGCGAAGAACGAATCGTTTGAAATTCAGGAcgccggcgacgacgacgatatGGATGCCCGTCTGGCGAAAGATCACGACACCGAGAGTCGCCACTgggccgatcggacagccggcGACGGGAACTCGGAGAATCCACCGGACGAAGATGATTTTAGCGATTTCGATGAATTCAGTAGCCACTCCGAGGATAATAATAATCATCAAGATGTCGACGCTGCCGATACCGCTGGTAAAATCGACGGAACGGAACGGTGTAGAGCGATCTATCAATACGCGGCAAACTTAAACGACGAGCTTAGTTTAAGTCCAGGCGATTTGATAACGGTGCATCAGAAGCAAGCGGACGGTTGGTGGATAGGCGAATGCAAAGGACGAACCGGTATATTTCCAGCTACCTACGTTCAAGTTATTCATTGA
- the LOC143425382 gene encoding phospholipase A1, translating into MILFVTVFIKLYFVSAVCSNNFIGNINVMGNSERVQNSSTYSNQNLMNFIFTLKNSSSLNDSRTDLKSNQVDCFGLGKTLATVMEWVFMNNPNGTNGLNVKLLLSSRRQPQRVQVMIGKQFGLEWTDFQIERRTIVIVHGFLSHGQESWIGDMEKAFLQWGDVNVVIVDWSAAGNTWNYYKAAVNTRVVGYQIARFLEHVENATTGQSNSDANSWGPLHLVGHSLGAHICGFTAKQLKRRQSAWKVERITGLDPAQPCFKNADFTVKLHKSDAPFVDIIHTNGKLLSEIGLGLPEPIGHVDFYPNGGRSQPGCVKTDSSYFGYLPLPLQVVHKSICSHGRSYVYLTESLISDVNRNCTFWAHHWDLTYRNLIRIAKESCDKNSCIEMGINAIKYPQRGTFFITTSDSVPFCVNGTRILDEVITQLKKDYADELDD; encoded by the exons ATGATTCTTTTCGTAACAGTGTTTATTAAACTATATTTTGTTTCTGCTGTGTGTAGTAACAATTTTATAGGAAATATAAACGTGATGGGAAATTCGGAACGTGTTCAAAATTCTTCTACTTATAGTAACCAAAATTTGATGAACTTTATTTTTACGCTTAAAAATTCTTCGAGTCTTAATGATTCTCGAACAGATCTGAAATCAAATCAAGTAGACTGTTTTGGATTAGGGAAAACATTAGCCACGGTGATGGAATGGGTTTTTATGAACAATCCAAATGGAACAAATGGTCTGAACGTAAAACTTTTATTATCTTCAAGAAGGCAACCGCAACGAGTGCAGGTAATGATTGGTAAACAGTTTGGTTTGGAGTGGACGGATTTTCAGAtagaacgaagaacgatcgtGATAGTTCACGGATTCTTATCTCATGGTCAAGAATCGTGGATCGGTGACATGGAAAAAGCATTTCTTCAATGG GGAGACGTTAACGTTGTAATCGTAGATTGGAGCGCTGCAGGTAATACATGGAATTATTACAAAGCAGCTGTGAACACAAGAGTAGTAGGATATCAAATTGCAAG ATTTTTAGAGCATGTAGAAAATGCGACAACCGGTCAAAGTAATTCCGATGCAAACAGTTGGGGGCCCTTACATCTGGTTGGCCATAGTCTTGGAGCGCACATTTGTGGTTTTACTGCCAAACAGTTGAAAAGAAGGCAAAGCGCGTGGAAAGTTGAAAGAATAACAGGACTGGATCCCGCACAACCATGCTTCAAGAATGCAGATTTTACTGTAAAACTTCACAAATCCGATGCACCGTTCGTCGATATCATTCATACTAATGGTAAATTGCTTTCCGAGATCGGATTAGGTTTACCAGAACCGATAG GTCACGTTGATTTCTACCCTAACGGTGGTAGAAGCCAACCCGGCTGCGTAAAGACCGATTCTTCGTATTTCGGGTATTTGCCGCTTCCTCTCCAAG TGGTCCATAAGTCTATATGTAGTCACGGACGTTCGTACGTTTACTTGACGGAATCCTTGATATCCGATGTTAATCGGAATTGCACTTTCTGGGCGCATCATTGGGATTTAACGTATCGAAATTTGATACGAATAGCAAAAGAGTCTTGCGATAAAAATAGTTGTATCGAAATGGGTATCAATGCGATAAAATATCCTCAACGAGGAACGTTCTTTATCACCACTTCTGACAGTGTACCATTTTGCG TCAACGGTACTCGTATACTGGACGAAGTGATAACCCAACTGAAGAAAGATTACGCGGACGAGCTGGACGATTAA